The following DNA comes from Pseudomonas triticicola.
CTCGGGCAGGGTCAGCAAGGCATCGACCACGCAGCGGTCCATCAGGCGGAAGTCGCCAACGTTCTCCGGCAACGGCTGTTCGGCGATGCGGTTGTGCAGGCGATAGAACCAGTGGGCCGAGGTCGACTTGGCCCACGTGTCGCTACGGCGGCTGACACGATGCCCCAGCACCACTTCGTAACCTTCGCGCCAGCGCTCGATCATTTGCAAGATGACTTCCGGCGGGTCCTGCAGATCGGCGTCGATCGGCACCACGATCTGCCCGGTGGCCATCTGCAGACCGGCCGACAATGCCGCTTCCTTACCAAAGTTGCGACTCAGGTCGACGATGCGCAGACGCGAGTCTTGCCGCTGCCGTTCAAGCAAGCGCTCAAGGGTCGTGTCGGTGCTGCCATCGTTGATGAAGACCAGTTCAAGATCGATCAGCGCCTGCGTCTGAAAGACCTCGTCGATGCGCGAAAGAAAGCTGTCGAGGCTGTCCGCCTCGTTGAAAACGGGGATCACCAGCGACAACGTCACCTGCCCGGCCTGTTGCGTTCCGTGCTCAGTCAAAGGAGTGCTCTTTTTATAGTTTGTCGGTCATCGAAGTTTTTCGAGGCCATGAGCCGTCCCGTATTAAGCAGTAGCCGGCGTACTCGTGCAAGCAGGTCACGGGGTCATATCGGCCAATTCGCCGGGCAGTCGCGGCGCTCTGGGCAGGGTCTTTCAGAAACATCCGCGAACGATTGGAAACAAATCCGCGATAGCCAAAAAAACCCGCTGCGCTAGGCTTGCGTCGATGCGCCACACAGGTTGGCGCGCACATCCATCGCAGGGAGCGAACCCCATGTATTTTGAAATCTACCGACAAACCCGAGGCACCCCGAGCACTGGCAAAGGCCAGTGGCGCTGGCGTCTGCGCGCGCGCAACCACGAGACCGTGGCCAGTGGCGAATCGTATGTGAACAAGGCTGATTGCCTGCACGTGATCAATCTGATCAAAGCCGTACAGGGCGAGACGCCGATCAAAGAAATTTGAGCGACGTCCTGTTCATCTGCATAGCGGCACCGTCTGTCGCCCTTCAAAGGGTTTATTTGAATGCTTGTCAGCGGTGTTCATCAAAGGTGCATGTACTGCAATTTTTGCTGCCATGCACCCAAGGATTTCAGCCATGTCCCATGAACACCGCTACCTCATCAGTTTTATCGTCGACAACCAGCCGCAAAGCCGCACGCTGATTCACGATGGCGACACCCTTGATCCGGGTCTCGCTGAAACCCTGGTCAAGACCGCTTTCGCCGAATTGAAGACCGCTTCACTGAGCGACGTCCAGGTGCAGAAACGCACCAGGCGCGACGAAGGCGACAACGTCCCCGGCCACTATCAGCAGCCATGAGCCGATCCCGGGCCGCCACCATCCATCGATGCTGCGGAGGTTACGCGCCATGAAATCACTCGCCGCGATCTGCCTTGCTGTCTTGGCTATGAGCGTCCAGCCAGGCCATGCAGACACCATCGACGCCTTCATCGAAGAGGCGGCACAGCAAAGCCTGTTCCAGCACAACAGTTCGCGCATCGCCTTGGAAAAGGCAACCTTGCCCGAAGTCAAAGCGTTCGCCAGACGAATGATCGCCGACCATGAGCACTTCGATAAACAAATCAGGCAGCTGGGGCAAAGCCAGCAGATGGCGGTTCCCGCCGAACCCTCGGTGGCATCCAAAGCCAAGCAGCTACGCCTTGAATCAAGGGATGACTCCTTCGACCGCATTTACATCGACAGCCAGGCCGAAACCCTTGAGCAAAAGCTGATGCTGTTCAAGAAAGAAGCGCTGTCATCACAAAATCCGCAGCTCAAGGCTTTCGCCCAATCCGCGTTGCCGGACATCGAGAAACAGGCAAAAACTGCCCGCGACCTGCAGGAAAAACTCAAACCCTCCGCTGGCGCACTGAAATCCGTCAACCCCTGACCAACCGGGGGAACAATCAAAGCTGTAATAGAACCACGGCCGCCAGTACGGCAATCACTGCTAATACCGCCAGCACTTGGGTCGAAGTCAAGGCCAGCGCCGCGTCCTTTGAGCGGCCGATAAAGCGGCCACGGGTCTGATGCCGATCCGGCTGCGCTTCGAACAGGTTGTCCGGGTGCTCGTTGTCTTCAGGCTCATTGGTCTGCTGACCGGACCATGCACTTCGCGCCATCAAACGGTCGAGCAGACCGGGCATGACCGACTGGCCGACAATCGCCTTGATCGTCGACCACCCCAGCCACAACTCTCGCGGTGAATGCTTTACCACACTGAAAATCGCCCGTGCC
Coding sequences within:
- a CDS encoding glycosyltransferase family 2 protein, with the translated sequence MTEHGTQQAGQVTLSLVIPVFNEADSLDSFLSRIDEVFQTQALIDLELVFINDGSTDTTLERLLERQRQDSRLRIVDLSRNFGKEAALSAGLQMATGQIVVPIDADLQDPPEVILQMIERWREGYEVVLGHRVSRRSDTWAKSTSAHWFYRLHNRIAEQPLPENVGDFRLMDRCVVDALLTLPESRRFMKGLFAWVGFRTTHVDYERPERVAGQSKFNGWRLWNFALEGITSFSTEPLRVWTYLGATVSLVSFAFAMFIVLRTLIHGVDLPGYASLMVAVTFLGGLQLIGIGVLGEYLGRTYIESKRRPVFLVRRVYDPKD
- a CDS encoding YegP family protein, which gives rise to MYFEIYRQTRGTPSTGKGQWRWRLRARNHETVASGESYVNKADCLHVINLIKAVQGETPIKEI
- a CDS encoding DUF4142 domain-containing protein, coding for MKSLAAICLAVLAMSVQPGHADTIDAFIEEAAQQSLFQHNSSRIALEKATLPEVKAFARRMIADHEHFDKQIRQLGQSQQMAVPAEPSVASKAKQLRLESRDDSFDRIYIDSQAETLEQKLMLFKKEALSSQNPQLKAFAQSALPDIEKQAKTARDLQEKLKPSAGALKSVNP